GGGGCGGCCCGGAACTTCGGGTCGCCGAAGCCGCGATACAGGACATCGAGGATGCTCAGCATCACGTCGTTGCCGACAAAGTCAGACAGCTCGAGTGGGCCGATCGGATGGTTCAGCCCCAAGCGCGCTCCGTTGTCGATTGCCTCGGCCGTGCCCGTCCCGTCCATGAGGGCGAAGACCGCCTCGTTGATGAACGGGGCCAGCATGCGGTTGACGATGAAGCCCGGGTAGTCGTGGCTCTCGATGACGGTCTTGCCGAGCTGGCCGGCGAACTCGTGGCAGGCGGCGGCGGTCGCGTCTGCGGTCTCCAGGCCGCGGATGATCTCGATCAGGCCCATGACCGGGACCGGCGAGAAGAAGTGGAGACCGATGAACCGATCCGGCCGATCGGTGGCGGTGGCCAGGGCGGTGATGCTGATGGACGAGGTGTTGGTGGCAAAGATCGCGCCCGCGTCGGCGACGTCGGTGATGGCGGCCCAGCTCTCGCGCTTGAGGGCCTCGTCCTCGAACACCGCCTCGATGACGAGGTCGTGGCCGCCGGCTCCTTCGACACCCACCCCGGTCTCCACGCGGCCCAGGACCGCGTCCGCGGCCGCCGGTTCGAGCTTGCCCTTCTCGACCTGGCGAGCCAGATTGC
The Chloroflexota bacterium DNA segment above includes these coding regions:
- a CDS encoding 3-hydroxyacyl-CoA dehydrogenase NAD-binding domain-containing protein, yielding MSLDRVYVLGAGLMGHGIAQVSAAAGKAVTLADRTEDLAAKGRQQIAGNLARQVEKGKLEPAAADAVLGRVETGVGVEGAGGHDLVIEAVFEDEALKRESWAAITDVADAGAIFATNTSSISITALATATDRPDRFIGLHFFSPVPVMGLIEIIRGLETADATAAACHEFAGQLGKTVIESHDYPGFIVNRMLAPFINEAVFALMDGTGTAEAIDNGARLGLNHPIGPLELSDFVGNDVMLSILDVLYRGFGDPKFRAAPLLRQMVAAGHLGRKSGRGFYRYDEQGHKIA